A window of Tautonia plasticadhaerens contains these coding sequences:
- a CDS encoding hybrid sensor histidine kinase/response regulator, whose translation MPATTEMIRGRSYTAVGEAIARDAESIIEAWADRARAQGHGRPGSHRAELRDHLPSFLRCLGDELATPGPPDEDGPRRRASEHGRFRWQVGWDLASVVVDYQLLQVVLLEHLRSTLGRDPSADEVIALGVHLDDAVSAAVVAFVEHQEGQLDQAHRRLNEFLGVLGHELRNPLGTISVALQLARMGGPADEDLADALEVIGRSVGTMSRLMDDMLDVARITRGDLELRPDRVRLADVVSAAVEATRPIVEERRHTLTVSGPPPELTVEADPTRLQQVIVNLLTNAAKYTPPGGAIELLSDRDGASAVVRVRDTGAGIAPEFLPQLFELFSQAPEHNGKGLGIGLALVRSLVEQHGGTISAQSDGPGSGSTFVVRLPLADPIAGDGGRAPAPPAPGIGATPRRILIVDDERDAARILSTLLEQDGHAVRVALDGASALVEAADVAPDLVLLDLALPDLDGSEVARRLRDGRADGASGPMIVALTGYGPGQRPGDDPATEGDGFDLFLTKPVGPDALARVFALLDHQAGDDSRR comes from the coding sequence ATGCCGGCGACCACCGAGATGATCCGAGGACGCAGCTACACGGCGGTCGGCGAGGCCATCGCCCGGGACGCCGAGTCGATCATCGAGGCCTGGGCCGATCGGGCCCGGGCCCAGGGGCACGGCCGGCCCGGCTCGCACCGGGCCGAGTTGCGCGACCACCTGCCCTCCTTCCTCCGCTGCCTCGGGGACGAGCTGGCCACCCCCGGGCCGCCCGACGAGGACGGCCCCCGCCGACGGGCCTCCGAGCATGGCCGGTTCCGCTGGCAGGTCGGCTGGGATCTGGCCTCGGTCGTGGTCGACTACCAGTTGCTGCAGGTCGTCCTCCTGGAGCACCTCCGGTCGACCCTGGGCCGGGACCCCAGCGCCGACGAGGTCATCGCCCTGGGGGTCCACCTCGACGACGCCGTCTCGGCCGCGGTCGTCGCCTTCGTCGAGCACCAGGAGGGGCAACTCGACCAGGCGCACCGCAGGCTCAACGAATTCCTCGGCGTGCTCGGCCACGAGCTGCGGAACCCGCTGGGCACCATCTCCGTCGCCCTGCAGCTGGCCCGGATGGGGGGCCCCGCCGACGAGGACCTGGCCGACGCCCTGGAGGTCATCGGCCGGAGCGTCGGCACCATGTCCCGGCTCATGGACGACATGCTCGACGTCGCCCGGATCACCCGGGGGGATCTGGAACTCCGCCCCGACCGGGTCCGGCTGGCGGACGTGGTCTCCGCCGCGGTCGAGGCCACCCGGCCGATCGTCGAGGAGCGGCGGCACACCCTGACGGTCTCCGGGCCTCCTCCCGAGCTGACCGTGGAGGCCGACCCGACCCGGCTCCAGCAGGTGATTGTCAACCTGCTGACCAACGCCGCCAAGTACACCCCGCCGGGGGGGGCGATCGAGCTGCTCTCCGACCGGGACGGGGCCTCGGCCGTGGTCCGGGTCCGGGACACTGGCGCCGGCATCGCCCCGGAGTTCCTCCCGCAGCTGTTCGAGCTGTTCAGCCAGGCCCCGGAGCACAACGGCAAGGGCCTCGGGATCGGCCTGGCGCTGGTCCGGTCCCTGGTCGAGCAGCACGGCGGGACGATCTCCGCCCAGAGCGACGGCCCCGGCTCGGGCAGCACCTTCGTCGTCCGCCTCCCCCTGGCCGACCCGATCGCCGGGGACGGGGGACGGGCCCCGGCCCCCCCGGCTCCCGGGATCGGGGCGACCCCCCGCCGCATCCTCATCGTCGACGACGAGCGGGACGCGGCCCGCATCCTCTCGACGTTGCTGGAGCAGGACGGCCACGCGGTCCGGGTCGCCCTCGACGGCGCCTCGGCCCTGGTCGAGGCCGCCGACGTCGCGCCGGACCTCGTCCTGCTCGATTTGGCCTTGCCCGACCTCGACGGCTCCGAGGTCGCCCGGAGGCTCCGAGACGGCCGCGCCGACGGCGCGTCGGGCCCGATGATCGTCGCCCTCACCGGCTACGGGCCCGGCCAGCGGCCCGGCGACGACCCGGCCACCGAGGGGGACGGCTTCGACCTGTTCCTGACCAAGCCCGTCGGGCCCGACGCCCTGGCCCGGGTCTTCGCCCTGCTCGACCACCAGGCCGGCGACGATTCCCGGCGGTGA
- a CDS encoding serine/threonine-protein kinase, giving the protein MTGSGSGDEDGLIRAARAFRDGRIDRRALLDFVETWASVDPAADGGDARAGAGAGPGPDPNETIALDETTAFPGGVRGPDAGPDAPTQGGTGTRFEVLDLHAEGGLGSVYRAIDAELGREVALKQIRPERADDPESRARFEREGTITGALEHPGIVPVYGRGRFDDGRPFFAMRLVRGRSLREAIADLHRNGSPGPAGPHAGSTLRSLVGRLVQACLAVEYAHSRGVVHRDLKPENILLGPFGETLVVDWGLARSGATGAPDPIGPGPTAPPPPAGRPGPDPASSPVHGASGGRIPAGGTPAGPPGPASDPSPPRPEPGGRGTEHDPPARRAAPHPADDPTEPDGGTAPWAAGPGVVEASEADSWATRAGHVRGTIGYMSPEQARGDHRAVGRRSDVFGLGASLYCLLAGRAPISGADGMYASLSRAIRGEVEPPGALRDGVDPDLERICLKAIDPDPARRYPTARALAEALDEWLAEERARTARALFTSALEAYAALVTTVEDRLGSLPAAREAREELLSTAVSGLEGLIEHAERGQSAEVERALAEAHRQLGEIALRLGRSAEAHGHFERSLRAFEALVGSGRPEPGDRRGYSVVLGRLGDVSRRRGDTASALRFYRRGLVAARALAAVETRSGRAQRGLAIAYGKLGDLARQSGDPARARTYIRRSLAIAESLARLAPEAGEATRGVAMALDKLGDVERQLGALDAALDYYRRALSVAESLASSRPDDPASSRGVIISGNKLGSLLRLSGDLDGARAAFGRSMSLAEARAEADPQDVDARRDLAICCDRLGDVCRRSGDLPAASAHYGRGLSLARSLLDADPDSAQARRGTAIALNKLGELHRLSGDLDGAARVHREALALIGPLADSSPDDVQVQLDAAHACQRLGDLDASSGRPDAARTWYDLALARLRPLAARGILPPSCEGWIEALEGPMPGGGGPRPSS; this is encoded by the coding sequence ATGACCGGATCGGGGTCGGGGGATGAGGACGGGCTGATCCGGGCGGCCCGGGCGTTCCGGGACGGCCGGATCGATCGCCGGGCGTTGCTCGACTTCGTCGAGACCTGGGCCTCGGTCGATCCGGCCGCCGACGGTGGCGACGCCCGGGCCGGTGCCGGTGCCGGGCCCGGGCCCGACCCGAATGAGACCATCGCCCTCGATGAGACGACCGCCTTCCCCGGCGGGGTCCGGGGGCCCGACGCGGGCCCCGACGCGCCTACGCAGGGGGGCACCGGGACCCGGTTCGAGGTGCTCGACCTCCACGCCGAGGGGGGCCTGGGGTCGGTCTACCGGGCGATCGACGCGGAACTCGGGCGTGAAGTGGCCCTGAAGCAGATCCGGCCCGAGCGGGCCGACGACCCGGAGAGCCGGGCCCGTTTCGAGCGCGAGGGCACGATCACCGGCGCCCTGGAGCACCCCGGGATCGTGCCCGTCTACGGCCGGGGCCGGTTCGACGACGGCCGCCCGTTCTTCGCCATGCGGCTCGTCCGGGGGCGGAGCCTCCGCGAGGCGATCGCCGACCTCCACCGCAACGGCTCCCCCGGCCCGGCCGGTCCCCACGCCGGCTCGACGCTCCGATCGCTGGTCGGCCGGCTCGTCCAGGCGTGCCTCGCCGTCGAGTACGCCCACAGCCGGGGGGTCGTGCACCGCGACCTGAAGCCCGAGAACATCCTGCTCGGCCCCTTCGGCGAGACCCTGGTCGTCGACTGGGGCCTGGCCCGATCGGGGGCGACGGGGGCCCCGGATCCCATCGGCCCGGGGCCGACGGCCCCGCCCCCCCCGGCCGGCCGGCCGGGGCCGGATCCGGCGTCTTCCCCCGTCCATGGGGCGTCGGGCGGGCGGATCCCGGCGGGGGGGACCCCGGCCGGCCCCCCCGGCCCGGCGTCGGACCCGTCTCCCCCCCGCCCCGAGCCCGGGGGGCGGGGGACGGAGCATGACCCCCCGGCCCGGCGGGCGGCCCCGCACCCGGCCGACGACCCGACCGAGCCCGACGGCGGCACCGCGCCCTGGGCCGCGGGGCCGGGCGTGGTCGAGGCCTCCGAGGCGGATTCCTGGGCGACCCGGGCCGGGCACGTCCGGGGGACGATCGGCTACATGAGCCCCGAGCAGGCCCGGGGGGACCACCGGGCCGTCGGCCGCCGGAGCGACGTGTTCGGGCTCGGCGCCTCGCTCTATTGCCTGCTCGCCGGGCGGGCCCCCATCTCCGGGGCCGACGGGATGTACGCCTCGCTCTCCCGGGCCATCCGGGGCGAGGTCGAGCCGCCCGGGGCCCTCCGGGACGGCGTCGACCCGGACCTCGAACGCATCTGCCTCAAGGCCATCGACCCCGACCCGGCTCGCCGCTACCCGACCGCCCGGGCCCTGGCCGAGGCCCTCGACGAGTGGCTCGCCGAGGAGCGGGCCCGCACCGCCCGGGCCCTGTTCACCTCCGCCCTGGAGGCGTATGCGGCGTTGGTCACGACCGTCGAGGACCGGCTCGGCTCGCTCCCCGCCGCCCGGGAGGCCCGGGAGGAACTGCTCTCGACCGCCGTCAGCGGCCTGGAGGGGCTGATCGAGCACGCCGAGCGCGGCCAGTCGGCCGAGGTCGAGCGGGCCCTGGCCGAGGCCCACCGCCAGCTCGGCGAGATCGCCCTGCGGCTGGGCCGGTCGGCCGAGGCCCACGGGCACTTCGAGCGGAGCCTCCGCGCCTTCGAGGCGCTGGTCGGCTCGGGGCGGCCGGAGCCGGGGGACCGTCGGGGGTACTCCGTCGTCCTGGGACGGCTCGGCGACGTCAGCCGGCGGCGGGGGGACACCGCCTCGGCCCTGCGATTCTATCGCCGGGGGCTGGTGGCCGCCCGGGCGCTGGCGGCCGTCGAGACCCGAAGCGGGAGGGCCCAGCGCGGCCTGGCGATCGCCTACGGCAAGCTCGGCGACCTGGCCCGGCAGTCGGGCGACCCGGCCCGGGCCCGCACCTACATCCGACGCAGCCTCGCCATCGCCGAGTCGCTCGCCCGGCTCGCCCCCGAGGCCGGGGAGGCGACCCGGGGCGTCGCCATGGCCCTGGACAAGCTCGGCGACGTGGAGCGCCAGCTCGGCGCCCTCGACGCCGCCCTCGACTACTACCGCCGCGCCCTGTCCGTCGCCGAGTCCCTAGCCTCCTCCCGCCCCGACGACCCGGCGTCCTCCCGAGGGGTGATCATCTCCGGCAACAAGCTCGGCTCGCTGCTGCGGCTCTCCGGCGACCTCGACGGAGCGAGGGCGGCATTCGGGCGGTCGATGTCCCTCGCCGAGGCGAGGGCCGAGGCCGACCCCCAGGACGTCGACGCCCGGCGGGACCTCGCCATCTGCTGCGACCGCCTGGGCGACGTCTGCCGACGCTCAGGGGACCTCCCGGCCGCCTCGGCCCACTACGGCCGGGGCCTTTCCCTGGCCAGGTCGCTGCTCGACGCCGACCCCGACAGCGCCCAGGCCCGCCGGGGCACGGCGATCGCCCTGAACAAGCTCGGCGAGCTGCACCGGCTCTCCGGCGACCTCGACGGCGCCGCCCGGGTCCACCGAGAGGCCCTCGCCCTGATCGGGCCCCTCGCCGATTCCTCCCCCGACGACGTGCAGGTCCAGCTCGACGCGGCCCACGCCTGCCAGCGGCTGGGCGACCTCGACGCCTCCTCCGGCCGACCCGACGCCGCCCGCACCTGGTATGACCTCGCCCTGGCCCGACTCCGCCCCCTCGCCGCCCGGGGCATCCTGCCGCCGTCGTGCGAGGGGTGGATCGAGGCGCTGGAGGGGCCGATGCCCGGCGGGGGAGGCCCTCGTCCCTCGTCCTGA